In the Streptomyces formicae genome, one interval contains:
- a CDS encoding N,N-dimethylformamidase beta subunit family domain-containing protein, translating to MGSEPIRRWESGALAHAVSDPFGQGPLPWLRGPEHYFDDTGKVVPWYIDHAPAPGANIPAPRTGGPRTADDVHCQIKGFTSTGAAAPGEAIDFHVTVDPPQQFSVDIYRIGHYAGDGASKITTSPRLSGIVQPAPLTADRTVSCHHWWLSWRLQIPSYWNIGAYVAVLTTADGYRSHVPFTVRDSHPADLLLLLPDVTWQAYNLYPEDGRTGASLYHAWDERGGLVGEGEAAVTVSFDRPYAGAGLPLHVGHAYDFIRWAERYGYDLAYADARDLHAGRIDPTRYRGLVFPGHDEYWSPSMRRTTELAREHGTSLVFLSANTMYWQVELGPSPSGVEDRLLTCRKRRGPGRPALWREQDRAEQQLLGIQYAGRVPEPHPLVVRNADHWLWEATGAHEGDEIEGLVAGEADRYFPRTPLPEHQGRILLAHSPYTDTEGATRHQESSLYRAPSGALVFASGTFAWSPALDRPGHVDTRVQRATANLLDRICKRD from the coding sequence ATGGGGTCGGAGCCGATCCGCCGCTGGGAATCGGGCGCACTCGCGCATGCCGTGTCGGACCCTTTCGGCCAGGGCCCGCTGCCCTGGCTGCGCGGACCCGAGCACTACTTCGACGACACCGGAAAAGTCGTTCCCTGGTACATCGACCACGCCCCGGCCCCGGGCGCGAACATCCCGGCCCCCCGCACCGGAGGCCCGCGCACCGCGGACGACGTGCACTGCCAGATCAAGGGCTTCACCTCCACCGGCGCCGCCGCCCCCGGCGAGGCGATCGACTTCCACGTCACGGTGGACCCGCCCCAGCAGTTCAGCGTCGACATCTACCGGATCGGGCACTACGCGGGGGACGGCGCCAGCAAGATCACCACGAGCCCCCGGCTCTCCGGCATCGTCCAGCCCGCCCCGCTCACCGCCGACCGCACGGTCTCCTGTCACCACTGGTGGCTCTCCTGGCGCCTGCAGATCCCGAGTTACTGGAACATCGGGGCGTACGTGGCCGTGCTCACGACCGCCGACGGGTACCGCTCGCACGTCCCCTTCACGGTCCGCGACAGCCACCCCGCCGACCTCCTGCTGCTCCTGCCGGACGTGACCTGGCAGGCGTACAACCTCTACCCGGAGGACGGCCGCACGGGCGCCAGCCTCTACCACGCGTGGGACGAGCGGGGCGGTCTCGTCGGCGAGGGCGAGGCGGCCGTCACGGTCTCCTTCGACCGGCCGTACGCGGGCGCGGGCCTCCCCCTGCACGTGGGCCACGCCTACGACTTCATCCGCTGGGCCGAGCGCTACGGCTACGACCTGGCGTACGCCGACGCCCGCGACCTGCACGCGGGCCGCATCGACCCCACGCGCTACCGGGGCCTGGTCTTCCCCGGACACGACGAGTACTGGTCGCCGAGCATGCGCCGCACCACGGAGCTGGCCCGCGAGCACGGCACGTCCCTCGTCTTCCTCTCCGCCAACACCATGTACTGGCAGGTGGAGTTGGGCCCCTCCCCGTCCGGCGTCGAGGACCGGCTGCTCACCTGCCGCAAGCGCCGAGGACCCGGCCGCCCCGCCCTCTGGCGCGAGCAGGACAGGGCGGAGCAGCAGCTGCTCGGCATCCAGTACGCGGGCCGGGTCCCCGAGCCGCACCCCCTCGTCGTCCGCAACGCCGACCACTGGCTGTGGGAGGCGACAGGGGCGCACGAGGGCGATGAGATCGAGGGCCTGGTCGCGGGCGAGGCCGACCGCTACTTCCCGCGCACGCCGCTCCCCGAGCACCAGGGCCGCATCCTGCTCGCCCACTCCCCGTACACGGACACGGAGGGTGCGACGCGCCACCAGGAGTCCTCGCTCTACCGC